CGCGGGCCGTGCGCCCCTCGGCGCGGGGCGAGCTGGAAATCACCACGCTGCTGGAAATGTACCTGGCCGAAGGCACCCTCACGGTGCAGAAGATGGGCCGCGGCTATGCCTGGTTCGATACCGGCACCCATGGCAGCCTGCTGGACGCCGGCAATTTCGTGCGCACGCTGGAACTGCGCCAGGGCCAGCAGGTAGGCAGCCCCGACGAAATCGCGTATGATCAGGGCTGGATCGACCGCGCCGCCCTGCGGGCCCGGGCCCGGCTGTTCGGCAAGAACGATTATGGCGCCTATCTGGCCCGGCTGGCCGACGGGTGACGACAGCTTGACAACCGCCTGCCCGCCCCGCGATATCGCAAGACTGCCTGCAAGGCGGGCGGGCAAGGCGCCAGGCGCCAGGACACGGGACGGAACGGGAAGCAGGCCTTGATCATCAACCACACCCACAGGTTCGTCTTCATCCACATTCCCAAGGCCGCCGGAACCACTGTCACCCGCGCCCTGTCGGATCTGACGCGCTACTGCGACCAGGAGATCGGCGGCTCTGGCCTGGGCGAGGCCGCGCAGGCCTATTACATGCAGCGTTTCGGCCTGCGCAAACATTCGCGCGCCGAGGATGTGATGAAGGTGATGGGGCGCGACAGCTACATGTCGTATTTCCGCTTTGCCTTCGTGCGCAATCCCTACACCCGCCTGGCCTCGGCCTATCACTTCCTCAAGGCATGGGACGGCCTGCCGGAACGCTTCCGGGCACAGCTCGACCCCCTGCCCGACCTTGAAAGCTTTCTCGATTCCGACCTGTGGACCAGCGCCAATCCCGGACGCGGACCGGATGCGATCTTCCAGCCGCAGGCGCGCTGGCTGTTCAGCCAGGGTGACACCCCCGAGCTTCTGGTGGATTTCGTCGGCAAGACCGAGAACCTGCGCGACGATCTGGGGGCGATCCTGGCCCGCATCGGCGCCCCGCCCCCTGCCCCGGGCGAGGCGCCCCGCGCCAACAAAAGCCCCGACTACAGCCTGCCAGAGGTCTGGAAACCCGAGGTGGTGGCACGTATCCAGCAGGAATACCGGCGCGATTTCAAGATGTTCGGATATTCCGAAGACCCGCCATCCCAATCCTGATCTCTGATTTGGAGATAGACCAGATGACTGCCTCTCCGTCTGTTATCCTGCATATTGGCCCCCACAAGACCGGCACGACCTATATTCAGAAGAACCTGCTGAACAACCGCGCTGCGCTGGCCCGGGCCGGCATTGATTACCCCGAGGCCTTTTGCGAAAATCCGGGGCATCATGCGCTGCGGCGCGAACTGGATACCGCGCCCGAAGCCGCGACAGCCACCTTGTCCGGTCTGGCTGCCAGGTTGCAGGATACCCGCCGAACCGCGATCCTCAGTTCCGAAACGCTTTCGCTGTTGCCCGAAACGCAGATGGCAGCCCTGCGCGCGGCATTGGCGCCGGTGCCGGTACAGGTCGTCATCTATCTGCGCAGCCGCGGTCCGGTGATCTGGTCGCAATGGCAAGAACACATCAAGCATGGCGATACCCGGAGTTTCCCCGACTACGTCGCCGACCTGATGCTGCACACTCCCGATGCAAACATGCTCGACCCTTTGGGACTGGCTGTGCGCAGCCTGCGCATGATCGGCACAGTTTCGCTGGTGGATTATGACGGCTGCGTTGCCGAAGGCCGCGACCTGCTGGATCCGATCATGCAGATGGCTGCCGGAGGGCCGGTAGACCTGCCCGAACTCAATACGCTTCCGGTCAACAGGCGCATGCCGCAGGAGCGCGTTGAGACCCTGCGCATGCTCAATCTTGTCAGCATGCGCCGAACGAAACGCCAGCCGGGGAAGCGTGTCCGCATGTCATTCCTGGCGGCGTTGCGCGACCGCCCCGACGAGGTCAGGGCGATCGAGGCCGAGATCGCCAAGATGATGCGGCCGCACATGCGCGAGCTGCGGCTCGACATGCTGGATCAGTATTGCGCAAACCGGGACCGTGAACATACCGCCACGCTGGAAGCTGCCGGGGTGACAGTGCCGCCGTTCGGGGCGCGCCGGTCCGATGACACAACAGCACAGCCCGGCTTTGCCTATCTGCCGGATTCAGAGGTGCTTTTCTCCAGCATGCCACCCTTGCTGCGCAATCTGCATGATCTGGTGACGGCCGGCGCGGAAGCCGCCTGATCAGGCGGCCGATCCGGTCTGCCGGGCGGTCAGGTGGTCGAGCTTGCCCAGTTGCGATACCAGGGCGCGCCAGGGCGCAAAATTTGCTTTCAGCATGATCTCCATGAGGTCTGCCTGGCCGAGATTGCGCGTACGCCCTGCTTCCAGCGTGGCTGCCTTTGTGACGACGGTCTGTGCCCGCCGGGCATCCCCCTTGTCCGCATCCAGCCCCAGCTGTTCCAACAGGCCGGTCAGGGCCGCCGGATTGGAAAAGATGTCCTCATAAAGAACCGGAATGATCTGGTTCTTGTAAGCCGAGGAGGCATAGGCACGCAGGGCGGCATTCCACTGCGACACCGCCTGGGTGACATTCCGGTTCCAGTCCACATCATCTGCATCCTGCCGTCGCGCCTCCCAGGAGGCGGCAACGTCAAAGACATTGCGAAAGATCATGACGACGCGCATCTCGGGGCCGAATGCCTTGAACAGCTGGGGGAAGGCACTGTAAAGTCCGGGGATCTTGTCCCCGACATACCGCGCCTGCGGCAGGCGGGTCTCGAGATCAACAAACGTCTCGGGGGCAAAGTCCGTGCTTTTGTAGAATGTATCGCCCGGTTCGATTCTGGACAGGCGTTCATATTCGAAAAGGTCAGGCGACAGGCTGAAAGCCTTGGGCCGCGTCCGGTGGATGTAGCGTTCCACCCCCAGCACGACCTGCCGATGCTGGGCCAGAAAGCGCCCCAGCGCCGTGGTGCCCGAACGGGCACAGCCGACCACGAACAGGTAGCCCGGTTTCCCGGGCTCCGAGATGTCTTGCACGTCTGAACTCTCTACCACCACTTACCTCACTCCATCACACGGAACAGTTCCACCGCCTCGAAGGCTGCGCGCATCTGGGTGCGGGCGCGGGCGAACGAGAACTGGCGGTCGGCCAGGCGGCGGGCGCTGGCGGCCATGGAGTGCCACAGATCCGCATCGTCGTGCAGGCGGGTGATGGCATCGGTCCATTCGGCCGGCGTGCGGGCGATCAGGCAATCCTCGCCATCGCGCAGGCCGATGCCTTCGGCGGCCACCGGGCTGAGGACACAGGGAATGCCATGCGCCAGCGCCGACAGCACCTTGCCCTTGATCCCGGCCCCCGACAGCAGCGGCGCCACGAAGACCAGGTGGCGGTCATAGGCATCGGCGGCCTCCTCGACGAAGCCCGCCGGGTCGATGGTGTCCGAGGCCAGCTTCCTGAACCGCTCGGGCATGCGCGAACCGTAGATCGACAGCCGGATATCCGGGCGGTCGTGTTCCAGGCGGCTCATGACCTGCGACAGGAACCAGTCGATCCCTTCGACATTGGGATGGTGCTGGAAGCTGCCCAGGAAGGACAGCCCCGCCCGGTCGCCACGCGGGGGCACGCTGGCCGGCAGATCCAGCACCCAGGGGCAGGTCATCACCTTGACCCGGCCTTCGGACAGCACGTCGATGACCGAATGTTCGGTGGCATTGTAGGACAGCACGACATTCGCCGTCTGCATCGCGGCCAGTTCCTCGTCGCGCACGCTGCGCGCCGCCTCGATCTGGGCGCGGTCGTCTTCGGCCATGCCCTTGCGCAAGAGGCGCAGGTAATGCAGGTCGGCGCCGTTCATGATGATGCGCGCATCGGGCACCAGCTTGCGGATGCGCGGGGCCACGTTGTTCATCACGTGATAGCGGGTGATGTAGAAGGCGTCGAACTCTGCCGCCCGCGCTTCCAGGAATTCGTCGATGCCGCGGCTGAAGGGCGCCACGATCACCTCGACCCCCATCTTTTGCAGCTCTTCGGTATAGCTGCCCATCCAGGCCAGGTTTTCCGGCAGGAAGGTCACCTTGTAGCCCAGCGACTGCACCAGCCGGATTTCCTGCAAGGCGGCATAGCTGCCGGCGTCGCGGTCGGGCGTGGGGGTGGTATAGTCGACGAACAGCACCCGCCCCAGGATGCCGCGGTCCTTTTCCAGGTCGGGCGTGGTGCCCACCCTGGAGAAATCCTTGAAGGCCTGGGCCCAGCGGCGCTTGAACTTGGGCCGGTTGACCTCCTGGTAGCGCTTGAAGCCCGATCCGGTATCGGTGCCGCTGGTCAGCCCTTCGTAATGGTAGACCACCGACGACGGGATGTACCAGGTGGTCAGCCCCGCCTCGCGGATCTTGAAGGCGAAGTCGGTATCCTCGAAATACATCGGTTCCAGATAGGCCGACAGCCCGCCGACCTGGTCCCAGATCTCGCGCGTGGTCATCATGGCGGCGCCCGAGACGTAATCGGCCTGCCGGGCATAGCTGAAGCGCGGTTCCCAGGGGTTCTGCAACCGGCCATAATTCCACGGATCGCCGCTGCCCCAGATGATGCCGCCGGCTTCCTGCTGGCGCCCGTCGGGATACAGCAGCCGCGAGCCGACAAGGCCCACCTTGTCGAACCGGCCGAAGGCGGCGATCAGTTCGTCCAGCCAGCCGATGGTGGGTTCGGTATCGTTGTTCAGCAGCACGACATACTTGCCGCGCGCCGCCGCGACCCCGGCGTTGCACGCCTTGATGAAGCGCTGCGCGGTGTCGTTGTGGATGACGGTGATCCCCTCGACCAGATCCTCCAGCGTGGCGGTCTCGTCGGTCGAGGCATCGTCGACCACGATCACCTCGAAGCTGGCCTTGTTCCAGGCCAGCAGCAGCCCGCACAGCCCGGCATAGGTGACCTTGACCTTGTTGTGCGCCGGCACGATCACCGAAACGTCCGGCGTCTCGACGGCGGGGAACTTCAGCGGCTTCAGCTTCAGCGCCTGATGCCCGGCCTCCAGCGCCTCGATGGCGGTGTCCAGCTGCGCGATGACCTCGGGCGGTGATCCGGCGGCGCAATGGGCGCGCAGGGCGCGGTAGCGGTGCGCCGTCTGCGCCATCAGATCCGACGGATAGGGGCTGCGGCTTTCGCGCTGCAGGTGGTCGAGCGTGGTCAGCTGGCGCTGGGTCAGCACCCAGTCCTGCCAGAACACCAGCATGCCCGACCGGTCGCGCAGCTCGATCCGGCTGTGCCCGCCGGTCAGATGGCGCGCCGGCAGGCGGATCACGTTCTGGCCCTTGTCCAGCGACACCTCGAACGAGGGGGCGCCGTTCATCCAGACCATCGCCGCCAGCGCAGCGCTGCTGTCCAGTTCGATCACATGGCCCCAGTCGTGCAGCAGGCTGATGGTGACATCCCCGGCCGGGCGCAGGGTCA
Above is a genomic segment from Gemmobacter sp. containing:
- a CDS encoding sulfotransferase; amino-acid sequence: MQDISEPGKPGYLFVVGCARSGTTALGRFLAQHRQVVLGVERYIHRTRPKAFSLSPDLFEYERLSRIEPGDTFYKSTDFAPETFVDLETRLPQARYVGDKIPGLYSAFPQLFKAFGPEMRVVMIFRNVFDVAASWEARRQDADDVDWNRNVTQAVSQWNAALRAYASSAYKNQIIPVLYEDIFSNPAALTGLLEQLGLDADKGDARRAQTVVTKAATLEAGRTRNLGQADLMEIMLKANFAPWRALVSQLGKLDHLTARQTGSAA
- a CDS encoding sulfotransferase family protein, with translation MIINHTHRFVFIHIPKAAGTTVTRALSDLTRYCDQEIGGSGLGEAAQAYYMQRFGLRKHSRAEDVMKVMGRDSYMSYFRFAFVRNPYTRLASAYHFLKAWDGLPERFRAQLDPLPDLESFLDSDLWTSANPGRGPDAIFQPQARWLFSQGDTPELLVDFVGKTENLRDDLGAILARIGAPPPAPGEAPRANKSPDYSLPEVWKPEVVARIQQEYRRDFKMFGYSEDPPSQS
- a CDS encoding glycosyltransferase: MIISWDGMHDRAAAIAKAIEGHAERLDVIYSNHAASPEDGSGTWHRVPQESYFGHKFRLSLDLHDGADEPMLQINADAEHDDWPALVAAARAAFARDPGIGVWGPEIDWTPWPTDLVATGEADAAGLVDALQSDGVVWALAPAVLSRLGQLDYQANNLGWGIDWAAICFAHAAGLRVVRDPSVLVRHPETRGYDSAEAEAGMEVFLAQLVPEHQDRIRAIRLQLAAAAEARPAVPTIPEPRIDPQMYDTDRAEHPAAAIAEVHMIDGSVYLAATAGLEGRDVFVQADGAEVAFDRCDDPVSAGLLPRSVPIAALARPGCDLRLNGHGIWQVEGWNTLRVAFETATPAVVPLMDPMVLPPGTGAQRLVARLAAHRGRGVLVARLTGMDGRGGQTFETAFAPRFEGGAEAAGWQQVGMVLPRIEEPALLHLELDYRGNPGGQATLPHVFFIAAPQLVGLGGDRSPSSPVLQQLAVLEAPPVWHRAGLAAAQLQGGGPLTLVQDGKPLTLRPAGDVTISLLHDWGHVIELDSSAALAAMVWMNGAPSFEVSLDKGQNVIRLPARHLTGGHSRIELRDRSGMLVFWQDWVLTQRQLTTLDHLQRESRSPYPSDLMAQTAHRYRALRAHCAAGSPPEVIAQLDTAIEALEAGHQALKLKPLKFPAVETPDVSVIVPAHNKVKVTYAGLCGLLLAWNKASFEVIVVDDASTDETATLEDLVEGITVIHNDTAQRFIKACNAGVAAARGKYVVLLNNDTEPTIGWLDELIAAFGRFDKVGLVGSRLLYPDGRQQEAGGIIWGSGDPWNYGRLQNPWEPRFSYARQADYVSGAAMMTTREIWDQVGGLSAYLEPMYFEDTDFAFKIREAGLTTWYIPSSVVYHYEGLTSGTDTGSGFKRYQEVNRPKFKRRWAQAFKDFSRVGTTPDLEKDRGILGRVLFVDYTTPTPDRDAGSYAALQEIRLVQSLGYKVTFLPENLAWMGSYTEELQKMGVEVIVAPFSRGIDEFLEARAAEFDAFYITRYHVMNNVAPRIRKLVPDARIIMNGADLHYLRLLRKGMAEDDRAQIEAARSVRDEELAAMQTANVVLSYNATEHSVIDVLSEGRVKVMTCPWVLDLPASVPPRGDRAGLSFLGSFQHHPNVEGIDWFLSQVMSRLEHDRPDIRLSIYGSRMPERFRKLASDTIDPAGFVEEAADAYDRHLVFVAPLLSGAGIKGKVLSALAHGIPCVLSPVAAEGIGLRDGEDCLIARTPAEWTDAITRLHDDADLWHSMAASARRLADRQFSFARARTQMRAAFEAVELFRVME